The following is a genomic window from Hymenobacter chitinivorans DSM 11115.
TGCGTAAACTAAGTTGTAGAAGATGTAAACTCCGATGACGGCTTGGTCGGAGAGGCCCTGCTGGCGCGCCAGCAGCAGCAGTAGCGTATCCGAGCTGTTGAACACCGCAAACAGGAGCAGCGCACCGGCAATGCGCCGGTAGCTGGCCGGGGCCCGCCGCCAATAAGCAAATGACGCCCAGAAGGGCCGAATCGGCTGCCCCGACGGCGGCTGGGGCTTTTCGCGCACCAGCAGCGTAATGACGACTGCCAGCAGCCCGGGCCCAAAGGCCAGCACGAACAGCAACCGGTATTGTCCCGGATAATGGCTCAGCCAGAGCAGGGCCGCCGCCGGACCCAGCACGGCCCCGAGCGTGTCGAGGGCGCGGTGAAAGCCAAAAACAGCCCCGCGCTGGGCAGCCGGTGCTTCATCGGCCAGTAGCGCGTCGCGGGCCCCGGTGCGCAGCCCCTTGCCCAGCCGGTCCAGGGCCCGAACCAGGAACACCCACCACGGCGCGGCCAGCACCGCTAGCAGGGGCTTGGACAACGCGCTGAGCCCGTAGCCCCACTGCACGAAGGGCCGGCGCCGGCCCAGCCGGTCGGACCACTGCCCGAAGTAGCCTTTGCTCAGCCCCGCTACGGCTTCGGCCAAACCCTCCAGCACCCCAATAAAGACAATGGAAAAGCCAATGCTCCGCAAGTACAGGGGCATCACTGGGTACAGCATTTCGCTGGCCAAATCGGTAAAGAGGCTGACCAGGGAAAGCAGCCAGATGGTGCGGGTGAGAAATTTCATAGCGGAGGAAAACACAGTCTGCGCAAGTAGCCGATTTTAACTTAACTCAGCGGCCATACTCACTAAAGCAGCTGGCAATGGGCCAGGATTAGGTATCTTGCCAGCAAAATCGGGTGGGGGAGAGGCAAATACCGGACAGGTATTTGTTATTTCAAACCAAAGGCTTACCTTTGCCAACCCAATTGAACCCAATTCGAGCAGAACGTCAATTTTACCATACCCATGGCAAATCATAAGTCGGCCCTCAAGCGCATCCGTTCCAACGAAGCGAAGCGCGTGTTGAACCGTTATCAGGCTAAATCGACCCGCACCGCTGTTAAGAAGCTGCGCGCCACCACCGATGCTACCGAAGCACAAGAGCTGCTGAAGAAAGTGTCGTCGATGCTGGATCGTCTGGCCAAGAAGAACATCATTCACAAGAACAAAGCCGCCAACAACAAGTCGAAGCTGGCTAAGTTCGTGAAGTCGCTGGCTGCCTAAGCACCACTGACTTTTCTGCTCTATTATATGAAAGCCTCGGCGCGCAAGCGCCGGGGCTTTTCTGTTTAGTTTAGGCTGATAGTGCGGCTATGCGCTTTATTCTATATTTTCCGGTATTGATACCTTTAACTCCTTGTCGATGAAAAAATTATACTCCTTACTGCTTATCGGTATTGGCTTGGGACAACAAGCCGCCCAGGCCCAGC
Proteins encoded in this region:
- a CDS encoding MFS transporter, yielding MKFLTRTIWLLSLVSLFTDLASEMLYPVMPLYLRSIGFSIVFIGVLEGLAEAVAGLSKGYFGQWSDRLGRRRPFVQWGYGLSALSKPLLAVLAAPWWVFLVRALDRLGKGLRTGARDALLADEAPAAQRGAVFGFHRALDTLGAVLGPAAALLWLSHYPGQYRLLFVLAFGPGLLAVVITLLVREKPQPPSGQPIRPFWASFAYWRRAPASYRRIAGALLLFAVFNSSDTLLLLLARQQGLSDQAVIGVYIFYNLVYAATALPAGLLADRLGPARVLTGGLLLFALVYGGATQVHSWLAFGILFGLYGLYAAATEGVGKAWLSQLCAPTDKGAALGTFAGLSSLAALGASTLTGLLWQTLGAPVAFGLSAAVAGGVALFLGAAARSHSA
- the rpsT gene encoding 30S ribosomal protein S20 — protein: MANHKSALKRIRSNEAKRVLNRYQAKSTRTAVKKLRATTDATEAQELLKKVSSMLDRLAKKNIIHKNKAANNKSKLAKFVKSLAA